A stretch of the Sorangium aterium genome encodes the following:
- a CDS encoding serine/threonine-protein kinase: protein MGHIFRVGGGGRYFPGFSLGRYELVLRVAAGDVGEVWAARLRREHGFQRLFAIKVLRPELSPDPDAVRTFLDEAALAARIRHPNVVPVVDLGETDGTFFYAMEWVSGEPLSSVLRAARGRPAPVLVAARLAYQICAALDAAHELRDEGGNPRELLHYDVSPDNVLITSEGLVRMVDFGIARLEEGRMSERRPSALRGDGGRALAVGAAGAAGGEGGAFLFRSSAPYMAPEHIRGQPCDRRSDLFGVGVLLYELLSGAHPFQADDSESTMTHIASERPAAPLSSRAVPSRRGFAERLSAPPPPEPIPPALDRLVSEALAKSPTARTATAAQLMRALEEAIPGAANPGNDALVASWLGQILGDASHLRTQQLRAALESLDPGDRSADDEVEPPRAPRRWLQALLVFGAAVLGVALAGTAAVRDSPLPPAAVSAPAGPRPQGAAASVSSPPRRRGAATTPLRR, encoded by the coding sequence GTGGGCCACATCTTCCGCGTGGGGGGCGGGGGGCGCTATTTCCCGGGGTTTTCCCTGGGCCGGTACGAGCTCGTCCTGCGGGTGGCCGCAGGCGACGTGGGCGAGGTCTGGGCTGCGCGGCTCAGGCGGGAGCACGGGTTTCAGCGGCTCTTCGCGATCAAGGTGCTTCGCCCGGAGCTCTCGCCCGATCCCGACGCCGTTCGGACATTTCTCGACGAAGCCGCGCTGGCCGCGCGCATCAGGCACCCGAACGTGGTGCCCGTCGTGGATCTGGGCGAGACGGACGGCACGTTCTTCTACGCCATGGAGTGGGTGAGCGGGGAGCCGCTCTCGTCGGTGCTGCGCGCCGCGCGCGGGCGCCCGGCGCCCGTGCTCGTCGCCGCGAGGCTCGCCTACCAGATCTGCGCGGCCCTCGACGCCGCGCACGAGCTGCGGGACGAGGGCGGAAACCCCCGGGAGCTCCTGCACTACGACGTCTCGCCGGACAACGTCCTCATCACGTCCGAGGGGCTCGTCCGCATGGTCGATTTCGGGATCGCGAGGCTCGAGGAAGGGCGGATGTCCGAGCGACGGCCTTCGGCGCTGCGCGGCGACGGCGGCCGCGCTTTGGCGGTGGGCGCGGCGGGCGCGGCGGGCGGCGAGGGGGGCGCGTTCCTGTTCCGGAGCAGCGCGCCGTACATGGCGCCGGAGCACATCCGGGGGCAGCCGTGCGATCGGCGGTCCGATCTCTTCGGGGTCGGAGTGCTCCTCTACGAGCTGCTGTCGGGCGCTCATCCCTTCCAGGCCGACGACAGCGAGAGCACGATGACCCACATCGCGAGCGAGCGGCCTGCCGCGCCGCTGTCGTCGCGCGCGGTCCCGTCCCGGCGCGGGTTCGCGGAGCGCCTGAGCGCGCCGCCGCCGCCCGAGCCGATCCCGCCTGCGCTCGATCGCCTCGTCTCCGAGGCGCTCGCCAAGTCGCCCACCGCGCGCACGGCGACGGCCGCGCAGCTCATGCGCGCGCTCGAGGAGGCGATCCCGGGCGCCGCGAACCCGGGCAACGACGCGCTCGTCGCGAGCTGGCTCGGACAGATCCTGGGCGATGCGTCCCACCTCCGCACGCAGCAGCTGCGCGCCGCGCTCGAGTCGCTCGATCCCGGGGACCGCTCGGCCGACGACGAGGTGGAGCCTCCGCGCGCCCCACGGCGCTGGCTGCAGGCGCTGCTGGTGTTCGGGGCCGCCGTCCTCGGGGTCGCGCTCGCCGGGACCGCGGCGGTGAGGGACAGCCCGCTCCCTCCCGCCGCCGTCTCCGCGCCGGCCGGGCCGCGCCCGCAGGGCGCCGCTGCGAGCGTCAGCTCACCGCCACGTCGCCGAGGAGCGGCGACCACGCCGCTCCGGAGATGA
- the recA gene encoding recombinase RecA codes for MSDEKNTKQKSAALELAIASVEKEYGKGAIMRLKDGQTLHDEVAAVPSGSLGLDIALGIGGYPRGRIVEIYGPESSGKTTLTLHAIAAIQRAGGTAAFIDAEHALDVNYAKKLGVKTDELLISQPDYGEQALEIADMLVRSNAVDIIVVDSVAALVPKAEIEGDMGDSHVGLQARLMSQALRKLTGTVSRSQCLLMFINQIRMKIGVMFGSPETTSGGNALKFYASVRLDIRRIGAIKEAAAGGKEPAVVGNRTRVKVVKNKMAPPFREVEFDILYGQGISHSGDVIDLATEASIIEKSGSWFSFQGERIGQGRENARTYLEQHPAILDKIESMVLAKQGISRVGGAAPTNGAASPGPKGGAAAAEAPAQAKGRGEAASSGQDARRPPGKTN; via the coding sequence ATGAGTGACGAGAAGAACACCAAGCAGAAGTCTGCCGCCCTCGAGCTCGCGATCGCCAGCGTCGAGAAGGAGTACGGCAAGGGGGCGATCATGCGCCTCAAGGACGGGCAGACGCTGCACGACGAGGTCGCGGCCGTGCCGAGCGGCTCGCTCGGCCTGGACATCGCCCTCGGCATCGGCGGCTACCCGCGCGGCCGCATCGTCGAGATCTACGGGCCGGAGTCGAGCGGCAAGACGACCCTCACCCTCCACGCCATCGCGGCCATCCAGCGGGCGGGCGGGACGGCGGCGTTCATCGACGCCGAGCACGCCCTCGACGTGAACTACGCCAAGAAGCTCGGCGTGAAGACCGACGAGCTGCTCATCTCCCAGCCCGACTACGGCGAGCAGGCGCTCGAGATCGCCGACATGCTGGTCCGCTCGAACGCCGTCGACATCATCGTCGTCGACTCCGTCGCCGCGCTCGTCCCCAAGGCCGAGATCGAGGGCGACATGGGCGACAGCCACGTCGGCCTCCAGGCCCGGCTGATGAGCCAGGCGCTCCGCAAGCTGACCGGCACGGTCTCGCGCTCGCAGTGCCTGCTGATGTTCATCAACCAGATCCGGATGAAGATCGGCGTCATGTTCGGCAGCCCCGAGACGACGAGCGGCGGCAACGCCCTCAAGTTCTACGCCTCGGTCCGGCTCGACATCCGCCGCATCGGCGCCATCAAGGAGGCCGCCGCGGGCGGCAAGGAGCCGGCGGTCGTCGGCAACCGGACCCGCGTCAAGGTCGTGAAGAACAAGATGGCTCCCCCGTTCCGCGAGGTGGAGTTCGACATCCTGTACGGCCAGGGCATCAGCCACAGCGGCGACGTCATCGACCTCGCGACCGAGGCGAGCATCATCGAGAAGAGCGGCTCCTGGTTCTCGTTCCAGGGCGAGCGCATCGGTCAGGGCCGGGAGAACGCCCGCACCTACCTCGAGCAGCACCCGGCGATCCTCGACAAGATCGAGTCGATGGTCCTCGCGAAGCAGGGCATCTCGCGCGTCGGCGGGGCCGCCCCGACGAACGGCGCCGCGAGCCCCGGCCCGAAGGGCGGAGCGGCAGCGGCCGAGGCCCCCGCGCAGGCAAAGGGTCGCGGCGAGGCAGCCTCGTCCGGCCAGGACGCCCGCCGTCCCCCGGGCAAGACGAACTGA
- a CDS encoding SixA phosphatase family protein, producing MHLYVMRHGPAEERATSGRDADRRLTPEGRERVARVSRELHRLRGGAPLPLVLASPLARARETAEIAAPICGAPEVELRDELALDAGLPTSLVAALARGGADALLVGHQPNVEHLVRTLLDTPGRGATALLPAGFCTALVVALEPEPSQRAQGRWRMAQILDPRALTSR from the coding sequence ATGCACCTCTACGTGATGCGGCACGGCCCGGCGGAGGAGCGGGCGACCAGCGGGCGCGACGCGGACCGGAGGCTCACCCCCGAGGGCCGCGAGCGCGTGGCGCGGGTCTCGCGCGAGCTCCACCGCCTCCGGGGAGGCGCCCCGCTGCCGCTGGTGCTCGCGAGCCCCCTCGCGCGCGCGAGGGAGACCGCCGAGATCGCGGCGCCGATCTGCGGCGCGCCGGAGGTCGAGCTCCGGGACGAGCTCGCGCTCGACGCCGGGCTCCCGACATCGCTGGTCGCCGCGCTCGCCCGAGGCGGCGCCGATGCGCTGCTCGTCGGGCACCAGCCGAACGTGGAGCACCTCGTCCGTACGCTCCTCGACACGCCCGGCCGGGGCGCGACAGCGCTGCTCCCCGCCGGCTTCTGTACTGCCCTGGTCGTCGCCCTCGAGCCGGAGCCTTCCCAGCGCGCGCAGGGCCGCTGGCGCATGGCGCAGATCCTCGATCCCCGGGCGCTCACCTCGCGATGA
- a CDS encoding HDIG domain-containing metalloprotein codes for MQEILTQEASPKRAMEALEWAVQRAEKAEAEQPEAAEPRASSRVISGRPADFKAATAAYLPDVRKMLDRVMMSDDAEAGLDALLESGALAAMLPEVEAMVGFGDGEWRHKDVWKHTKQVVRQAVPRLEVRWAALLHDIGKTRTRSISPTGEVHFFGHAEVGARMFDKIDRRLPLFTKEEALKNSIRFLILHHLRASQYDASWTDSAVRRFAKEMGGCLKDVLDLSRADITTKRPEKKRKGLKQISELAERVLQVQTEDAVVPPLPSGIGDAIMRAFGLPPSRRIGEIKRALEEAVEAGEVASHQEADVYIAFLREHAGRFGI; via the coding sequence GTGCAGGAGATTCTCACCCAGGAAGCGAGCCCGAAGCGGGCGATGGAGGCCCTCGAGTGGGCCGTCCAGCGAGCAGAAAAGGCGGAGGCCGAGCAGCCCGAGGCGGCCGAGCCACGCGCCTCGTCCAGGGTGATCTCCGGGCGGCCCGCCGACTTCAAGGCCGCGACCGCCGCCTACCTGCCCGATGTCCGCAAGATGCTCGACCGGGTCATGATGAGCGACGACGCCGAGGCCGGGCTCGACGCCCTGCTCGAGTCGGGCGCCCTCGCCGCGATGCTGCCCGAGGTCGAGGCGATGGTGGGCTTCGGCGACGGGGAATGGCGCCACAAGGACGTGTGGAAGCACACGAAGCAGGTGGTGCGTCAGGCCGTCCCGAGGCTCGAGGTCCGCTGGGCGGCCCTGCTCCACGACATCGGCAAGACGAGGACGCGCTCCATCTCGCCGACGGGCGAGGTCCACTTCTTCGGTCACGCCGAGGTCGGCGCGCGCATGTTCGACAAGATCGATCGGCGGCTGCCGCTCTTCACGAAGGAAGAGGCGCTGAAGAACAGCATCCGCTTCCTGATCCTGCACCACCTCCGGGCGAGCCAGTACGACGCGTCGTGGACCGACAGCGCGGTGCGCCGGTTCGCCAAGGAGATGGGCGGCTGCCTGAAGGACGTGCTCGACCTGTCGCGGGCGGACATCACCACGAAGCGGCCCGAGAAGAAGCGGAAGGGGCTGAAGCAGATCAGCGAGCTCGCCGAGCGGGTGCTCCAGGTCCAGACGGAGGACGCGGTGGTGCCGCCGTTGCCGAGCGGGATCGGCGACGCCATCATGCGCGCGTTCGGGCTGCCGCCGTCGCGGCGGATCGGCGAGATCAAGCGCGCGCTGGAGGAGGCGGTCGAGGCGGGCGAGGTGGCGTCGCACCAGGAGGCGGACGTCTACATCGCGTTCCTCCGGGAGCACGCGGGGCGGTTCGGGATCTGA
- a CDS encoding serine/threonine-protein kinase, which produces MSEQQRYRVIKRLASGGMAEVFVAESAGIEGFKKQVAIKRVLPQLSKKEQFIAMFLDEARLSAHLSHSNVVSVFDIGVGDGTYFIVMEYVDGADLRALLDHQKKVGRPMTVEVAAFMAAKMCQGLAYAHDLATADGKPLQIVHRDITPANVLITRYGEVKIVDFGLAKASSQLAESDAGIIKGKFGYLAPETVLEQGVDQRVDIFALGIILWEMLAGRRLFLGDSDYITVRLVRDAVIPSLQQINSDVPRELEQIIRRALARDPAARYLSARELGRDLTRFLYRYGRPVSEDDVASLVERAKGGPARAVDGTQKIAELIDMMLLEFKSLTKEPTAGGSGLSLLPTLEGAPILMHGEEHPSSPPPRSEGPLGGLADELEGPDSLHQDESSSSVTAWFRGLIPR; this is translated from the coding sequence ATGTCCGAGCAGCAGCGGTACCGGGTCATCAAGCGCCTCGCCTCCGGAGGCATGGCGGAGGTCTTCGTCGCCGAGAGCGCGGGGATCGAAGGGTTCAAGAAGCAGGTCGCGATCAAGCGCGTCCTGCCGCAGCTCAGCAAGAAGGAGCAGTTCATCGCGATGTTCCTCGACGAGGCGCGCCTCTCGGCGCACCTCTCGCACTCGAACGTCGTGTCGGTGTTCGACATCGGCGTCGGCGACGGCACCTACTTCATCGTCATGGAGTACGTGGACGGCGCCGACCTGAGAGCGCTCCTCGATCACCAGAAGAAGGTGGGCCGGCCGATGACCGTCGAGGTCGCCGCCTTCATGGCCGCGAAGATGTGCCAGGGCCTCGCCTACGCGCACGATCTTGCGACCGCGGACGGAAAGCCGCTCCAGATCGTGCACCGGGACATCACCCCGGCCAACGTGCTCATCACCCGCTACGGCGAGGTGAAGATCGTGGACTTCGGGCTCGCGAAGGCGTCGAGCCAGCTCGCCGAGAGCGACGCGGGCATCATCAAGGGGAAGTTCGGCTACCTCGCGCCCGAGACGGTGCTCGAGCAGGGCGTCGACCAGCGCGTCGACATCTTCGCGCTCGGGATCATCCTCTGGGAGATGCTCGCCGGGCGCCGGCTGTTCCTCGGCGACTCCGACTACATCACGGTGCGGCTCGTGCGCGACGCGGTGATCCCGTCGCTCCAGCAGATCAACAGCGATGTGCCGCGCGAGCTGGAGCAGATCATCCGCCGCGCGCTCGCCCGCGACCCGGCGGCCCGCTACCTGTCGGCGCGCGAGCTCGGCCGCGACCTGACCCGCTTCCTCTACCGCTACGGCCGCCCGGTGAGCGAGGACGACGTCGCCTCGCTCGTGGAGCGCGCCAAGGGCGGGCCGGCGCGGGCGGTCGACGGGACGCAGAAGATCGCCGAGCTCATCGACATGATGCTCCTCGAGTTCAAATCGCTCACGAAGGAGCCGACCGCCGGCGGCAGCGGCCTGAGCCTGCTGCCCACCCTGGAGGGCGCCCCGATCCTGATGCACGGGGAGGAGCACCCGAGCTCGCCGCCCCCGCGCAGCGAGGGGCCGCTCGGGGGGCTCGCCGACGAGCTGGAAGGCCCCGACTCGCTCCACCAGGACGAGTCCTCTTCCTCGGTGACGGCCTGGTTCCGAGGGCTCATCCCGCGCTAG